From a region of the Odoribacter splanchnicus DSM 20712 genome:
- a CDS encoding O-methyltransferase: protein MLDLDAELEEYIGLHSEPEPEILQQLSRATHQKILRPRMLSGNLQGQFLKMLCRMNRVQRVLEIGTFTGYAAISMAMGMGEKGVLHTIDINDEIEDFTRNYIERSGLAGQIVFHIGDACEIIPGLDECFDLVFIDADKRQYTAYYRLVFDKVRPGGIIVADDVLWDGKVTEKDTRDAQTRGILEFNELVQADTRVENLLLPVRHGLMLIRKKD, encoded by the coding sequence ATGTTGGACTTGGATGCTGAACTGGAAGAATATATCGGATTGCACTCCGAACCGGAACCGGAAATATTGCAACAGTTGTCGAGGGCTACTCATCAGAAGATTTTAAGACCCCGGATGTTGTCGGGAAATCTGCAGGGGCAATTCCTGAAGATGCTGTGCCGGATGAACCGGGTCCAACGGGTGTTGGAAATCGGGACATTTACCGGTTATGCAGCCATCTCGATGGCGATGGGCATGGGAGAGAAAGGCGTGCTCCATACCATCGACATCAATGACGAGATAGAAGATTTTACGCGTAATTATATCGAACGTAGCGGACTGGCCGGACAGATCGTTTTTCATATCGGAGATGCCTGTGAGATAATACCCGGGCTGGATGAATGTTTCGATCTGGTATTCATCGATGCCGATAAAAGGCAATATACAGCGTATTACCGGCTGGTATTCGATAAGGTGCGGCCGGGAGGTATCATTGTGGCTGACGATGTGCTGTGGGACGGTAAGGTCACGGAAAAAGATACCCGCGATGCGCAAACACGCGGGATACTGGAATTTAATGAGTTGGTGCAGGCCGATACCCGGGTAGAAAATCTGTTGTTGCCTGTGCGGCATGGATTGATGCTGATCCGGAAGAAAGATTAG
- a CDS encoding thymidylate synthase, translating into MRQYLDLLDRILSEGAEKTDRTGTGTISVFGHQMRFDLQAGFPLLTTKKLHLKSIIYELLWFLKGDTNVKYLQDHGVKIWNEWADADGDLGHIYGYQWRSWPRPDGTHLDQIAQVVHDIKNNPDSRRLIVSAWNAGDIENMALAPCHALFQFYVVGGKLSCQLYQRSADTFLGVPFNIASYALLTLMMAQVCGLQPGEFVHTLGDAHIYLNHIEQVRLQLSREPRALPQMHINPAVKDILGFRYEDFELTGYDPHPHIKGAISV; encoded by the coding sequence ATGAGACAATATTTGGATTTGCTGGACCGGATTTTGAGTGAAGGAGCAGAGAAAACAGACCGTACCGGAACAGGGACGATCAGTGTTTTCGGTCATCAGATGCGTTTTGATTTACAGGCAGGTTTTCCTTTGCTGACCACCAAAAAATTGCATCTCAAATCGATTATCTACGAATTGCTTTGGTTTCTGAAAGGAGACACCAACGTCAAATATTTACAGGATCATGGTGTGAAGATTTGGAACGAATGGGCGGATGCCGACGGGGATTTGGGACATATCTACGGTTATCAATGGCGTTCATGGCCCCGGCCCGACGGGACCCATCTGGATCAGATCGCACAGGTGGTCCACGATATAAAAAACAACCCCGACTCCCGGCGTTTGATTGTGAGTGCCTGGAATGCCGGAGACATTGAAAATATGGCTTTAGCTCCCTGCCATGCTTTATTCCAGTTTTATGTGGTCGGTGGCAAATTATCCTGCCAGCTCTACCAACGTAGTGCCGATACTTTTTTGGGAGTTCCCTTCAATATCGCTTCTTATGCTTTGCTGACCCTGATGATGGCCCAGGTTTGTGGTTTGCAGCCGGGTGAGTTCGTACATACCCTGGGGGATGCCCACATATACCTGAATCATATCGAACAGGTCCGTCTGCAATTGTCCCGCGAACCCCGCGCTTTACCGCAGATGCATATCAATCCGGCTGTGAAGGATATTTTGGGTTTCCGCTATGAAGATTTCGAATTGACCGGCTACGATCCCCATCCGCATATCAAAGGAGCGATTTCGGTATAA
- a CDS encoding DUF3413 domain-containing protein, translating to MNTLPNRLQLGFAIYIAGSFTLFLQFFLYLLQSNIASTTDFAGYGYYLVAAFAHAGLFALIPYLLYILMSLACPFPRFNQGLLITFYFLLNIIAYLNGLVFQLYKFHINGLVLDMVFGQDAGQVFNFETSLILRFALTILAVGFLFSGIIWIAYRFYQRLRRRQIILYLVLFVCSTLSAHLVHAYAAASNQFSIQNVATCLPQFYPLTANKLMAKLGIIHHPVSHPQLNDNTTLNTGITYPLHPLISNDTVSRKNIIFILLDSWNPRIFDTETMPNLSGFATRSSVFTHHLSSSSGTRGSIFGLFFGISPTYWKAFELSGTSPLFIQTLLEQGYDVQTFPSATLQNPPFDRIIFGEVPHLRTETQGATPFDRDTRLTADFLQYLDQKPDKPFFAFLFYDLLHAISIPAPHRHKFEPSWEYANYMALNNEMDATPFFNLYRNCGWYVDSLVGSIVGELEHKGLLDNSILVITGDHSQEFNENKKNYWGHGSNYSDAQIHVPFIYYEPGQAPRNYHHTTTHYDIVPTLMHTLFGVSNPPGDYSMGHFLTDSLRPLFHLTGTEENYAFVTPEAIYEKKHSGRIVVTDSLLNPIDHPMSPQLLKEVLEYKNRFRKKD from the coding sequence ATGAACACTTTACCAAACCGCCTCCAACTGGGATTTGCAATCTATATTGCAGGATCTTTTACCCTGTTCTTACAATTCTTTCTCTATCTGTTGCAAAGCAATATCGCTTCGACCACCGATTTCGCCGGATACGGTTACTACCTCGTTGCGGCTTTTGCACATGCCGGTCTGTTTGCCTTAATTCCCTATCTGCTATATATCCTGATGTCGCTGGCGTGCCCTTTCCCCCGTTTCAACCAAGGTCTACTGATTACCTTTTATTTCCTGTTGAATATCATAGCCTACCTGAACGGCCTGGTCTTTCAGCTATACAAATTCCATATCAACGGTTTGGTACTGGACATGGTTTTCGGGCAAGATGCCGGACAAGTGTTCAATTTCGAAACGTCTTTGATTCTCAGATTTGCATTGACTATCCTGGCTGTGGGATTCCTGTTTTCCGGCATAATATGGATAGCCTACCGCTTTTATCAGCGTTTGAGAAGACGGCAAATTATCTTATATCTCGTTCTCTTTGTATGCAGCACTTTAAGTGCACATTTAGTGCATGCCTATGCCGCTGCTTCAAACCAATTTTCGATACAAAATGTCGCAACCTGCCTGCCACAATTTTATCCATTGACTGCAAACAAGTTAATGGCAAAATTAGGAATTATCCATCACCCGGTTTCCCATCCGCAACTGAACGACAACACCACTCTCAATACCGGTATCACCTATCCGTTACATCCGTTGATTTCAAATGATACCGTTTCACGGAAAAATATTATTTTTATCCTTCTGGATTCCTGGAATCCACGGATATTCGATACAGAGACCATGCCGAACCTCTCCGGTTTCGCAACCCGTAGTTCGGTTTTCACCCATCATCTGAGTTCCAGCAGCGGTACACGAGGAAGTATTTTCGGCTTGTTCTTCGGAATTTCTCCTACCTATTGGAAAGCTTTCGAACTATCGGGGACCTCTCCTTTATTCATCCAAACCCTGCTCGAACAGGGGTATGACGTTCAGACCTTTCCGAGTGCAACTCTTCAAAATCCGCCTTTCGACCGGATTATTTTCGGGGAAGTTCCGCACCTTCGGACAGAAACCCAAGGGGCAACTCCTTTCGACCGCGATACCCGGCTGACGGCCGACTTTCTTCAATATCTGGACCAAAAACCCGACAAACCGTTTTTTGCTTTTTTATTCTATGATTTGTTGCATGCCATCTCCATTCCGGCTCCTCACCGTCATAAATTCGAACCTTCCTGGGAGTATGCCAATTATATGGCGCTGAATAATGAAATGGATGCCACGCCATTTTTCAACCTCTACAGAAATTGCGGTTGGTATGTAGATTCCCTGGTTGGAAGTATCGTCGGAGAACTCGAACACAAGGGACTCTTAGACAATTCGATCCTGGTCATTACCGGAGACCACAGTCAGGAATTCAATGAGAATAAAAAAAATTACTGGGGTCACGGCAGTAATTATTCCGATGCACAGATTCACGTGCCTTTCATTTATTACGAACCCGGACAAGCTCCGCGGAACTATCACCATACAACCACTCATTACGACATTGTGCCGACTTTGATGCATACCCTCTTCGGTGTTTCGAATCCTCCCGGAGATTACAGCATGGGCCATTTTCTCACCGACAGCCTGCGCCCGCTTTTTCACCTGACAGGTACCGAAGAAAATTACGCCTTTGTCACCCCCGAAGCGATATACGAAAAGAAACATTCAGGCCGAATCGTCGTAACGGACAGTCTGCTGAATCCGATCGATCATCCGATGTCTCCTCAACTACTCAAAGAAGTTTTGGAATATAAAAACCGATTCAGGAAAAAAGACTGA
- a CDS encoding glycosyltransferase, with product MLKAIQAKGFNTYVTYTTEDEHKAIPKDITGIEVPYFRKKFNWPTIQCIRKIIKTHQIHVIYAINSSDLSNALFATLGTQVKVVGYRGTQAKIRRSDLTYYLGTLNPRVAHMMCATQDIKEQLSKFISPAKMTVNPKPYDVNWMKDAFTHPQSVEGIPDDAFQIVCLANTKHRPFKGLRQLIAGMHLIEDPRVHLIHLGDYDEADYQLAQQGPAAARIHMLGLRKDAVHFLPGKDVCICPSIRDASPRSLREAMACKVACIVTDIPGLRELVVDGQTGMIIRPDSPEAIAASIGTLARDPEKTKAFGEAGYQRIITHYTIEKYVQNLTNVFQQVIDK from the coding sequence ATGTTGAAAGCCATTCAGGCCAAAGGCTTCAACACTTATGTCACTTATACCACTGAAGACGAGCATAAAGCTATTCCCAAAGACATCACAGGCATCGAAGTGCCTTATTTCCGTAAGAAATTTAATTGGCCGACTATTCAGTGTATCCGTAAAATTATTAAAACCCATCAGATCCATGTCATCTATGCCATTAACAGTTCCGATCTGTCCAATGCCCTATTCGCAACACTTGGAACTCAGGTTAAAGTCGTCGGTTACCGGGGTACACAGGCTAAAATCAGAAGGAGTGATCTGACTTATTATCTAGGCACCCTAAATCCAAGGGTAGCTCACATGATGTGTGCCACCCAGGACATCAAAGAACAGCTGTCTAAATTTATTTCTCCGGCCAAGATGACCGTAAATCCCAAACCTTACGATGTCAACTGGATGAAGGATGCTTTCACTCACCCCCAGTCGGTCGAGGGCATTCCTGACGATGCTTTTCAAATCGTATGCCTGGCCAATACCAAACACCGTCCTTTCAAAGGTCTCCGGCAACTGATTGCAGGTATGCATCTGATTGAGGATCCCCGGGTACATCTGATTCATTTGGGCGATTACGATGAAGCCGACTACCAACTGGCCCAACAAGGGCCGGCAGCAGCCCGGATTCATATGCTCGGTCTGCGTAAGGATGCCGTCCATTTTCTGCCGGGTAAAGATGTCTGCATCTGTCCCTCTATCCGGGATGCTTCCCCCCGCAGCTTGCGTGAAGCTATGGCTTGTAAGGTAGCTTGTATCGTAACCGATATTCCCGGGCTCCGGGAATTGGTGGTCGACGGACAGACCGGTATGATCATCCGCCCCGACTCACCGGAAGCCATTGCAGCCAGTATCGGAACACTGGCCCGGGATCCCGAAAAAACGAAAGCATTCGGAGAAGCCGGATACCAGCGGATCATCACCCATTATACCATAGAAAAATACGTACAGAATCTGACGAATGTTTTCCAGCAAGTTATCGATAAATAA
- a CDS encoding dihydrofolate reductase produces MELAIIVAAAENHVIGRDNGLIWHLSADLKRFKALTTGHAILMGRKTFESMGRALPNRRNVVISGNPGFVAPGAEVVPDIPKALELLKGEERVFVIGGGSIYREFWDKASQLYLTEVHTSPEGDTFIPAIDPDKWELIGREDHYADEKNEFDYSFLDYRLKAE; encoded by the coding sequence ATGGAATTAGCGATTATAGTTGCTGCTGCTGAAAATCATGTGATCGGAAGGGATAATGGATTGATCTGGCATTTATCGGCAGATTTGAAGCGATTTAAAGCGCTGACGACCGGTCATGCGATATTGATGGGACGGAAGACTTTCGAATCGATGGGAAGAGCGCTGCCCAATCGAAGAAATGTGGTGATTTCCGGTAATCCCGGTTTTGTCGCCCCTGGTGCCGAGGTGGTGCCGGATATCCCGAAAGCTTTGGAACTGCTAAAAGGGGAAGAACGGGTATTTGTGATCGGAGGAGGCTCGATCTACCGCGAATTTTGGGATAAGGCTTCGCAGTTATATCTGACAGAAGTACATACCTCTCCCGAGGGAGATACTTTCATTCCTGCCATAGATCCGGATAAATGGGAATTGATCGGCCGTGAAGATCATTATGCCGATGAGAAAAATGAATTCGATTACTCATTTCTCGATTATCGTTTAAAGGCTGAATAG
- a CDS encoding lipopolysaccharide kinase InaA family protein: MRKIILNPQYKSLYTFIETLPQNFNAGGEIVQDRRNTIKKFKVNGLEINVKRYRVPIFINRIAYTFFRKSKACRAYNNAFEVIKRGFETPESIAYIEEFKGGLLHYSYYISLQCPYRREIREYYQGPLQGNEALMTAFAQFTAALHEKGVCHEDYSPGNVLIAQIDGQYHFSLVDINRMTFKPMNLEEGCKNFRRMFISDELYIFLAKKYAQCRNFDQEACIRLMLKYNHYSIRRDQRKERSKAIRKKIFG; encoded by the coding sequence ATGAGGAAAATTATACTCAATCCCCAATATAAATCTCTCTATACCTTCATCGAAACCCTCCCCCAAAATTTCAACGCAGGTGGAGAAATCGTCCAGGACAGACGGAACACGATCAAGAAATTCAAGGTGAATGGTCTGGAAATAAACGTAAAACGTTACCGGGTTCCGATTTTCATTAACCGGATCGCTTATACTTTTTTCCGGAAATCCAAAGCTTGCCGGGCTTACAACAATGCTTTCGAAGTCATCAAACGGGGATTCGAAACCCCTGAATCGATCGCTTATATCGAAGAATTTAAGGGAGGATTACTACATTATAGTTATTATATCAGCCTGCAATGCCCTTACCGACGGGAAATCCGGGAATACTACCAGGGACCGTTACAGGGCAATGAAGCTTTGATGACTGCATTTGCACAGTTTACAGCTGCTTTACACGAAAAAGGAGTTTGCCATGAAGACTATTCGCCGGGGAATGTACTTATCGCACAAATAGACGGACAATACCATTTTTCCCTGGTGGATATCAACCGGATGACTTTTAAACCGATGAACCTCGAAGAAGGTTGTAAAAATTTCAGACGCATGTTCATCAGCGACGAACTCTATATTTTTCTGGCTAAAAAATATGCGCAATGCCGGAATTTCGATCAGGAAGCATGTATCCGGCTGATGTTGAAATACAATCATTATTCCATACGAAGAGATCAGCGGAAAGAACGGTCGAAGGCTATCCGAAAAAAGATTTTCGGATAA
- a CDS encoding glycosyltransferase family 2 protein produces MKISVVIQTYNSEQFLERVLNSVKEFDEIVVCDMYSTDRTIEIARKFDCKIVYHKKTDFCEPARNFAIHSATYDWVLVVDSDEIVPADLKDYLYTLLREQRAIGGVWIPRKNYLMGKFIHGDYPDYILRFFRKQNAFWPPYVHAVPRVEGKVVRVPRNKKELAFIHLVNNPLELKLNKLNIYTSKEIPKRTGQKYTFLSIFYAPAYRFFKSYILKGGFRDGKAGVINAGMDAFYKFVTIAKIWENRIKKQDISKELSE; encoded by the coding sequence ATGAAAATATCCGTGGTTATTCAGACTTATAACTCAGAACAATTTTTGGAACGGGTACTGAATTCGGTGAAAGAATTCGATGAAATTGTGGTGTGTGATATGTATAGCACCGACCGTACGATTGAAATAGCCCGAAAGTTCGATTGTAAGATCGTGTATCATAAGAAAACCGATTTTTGTGAACCGGCCCGGAATTTTGCCATACACTCGGCTACTTATGATTGGGTGTTGGTGGTCGATTCGGATGAAATTGTTCCTGCGGACTTGAAGGATTATTTATATACTCTCCTTCGGGAACAGCGTGCTATCGGTGGAGTTTGGATCCCACGGAAGAATTATTTGATGGGAAAATTCATACATGGGGATTATCCGGATTATATCTTACGTTTTTTCCGTAAGCAAAATGCTTTTTGGCCTCCATATGTACATGCAGTTCCCCGGGTAGAAGGAAAGGTGGTCCGGGTGCCCCGTAATAAAAAAGAGCTGGCTTTTATTCATTTAGTCAACAATCCGCTGGAATTGAAGTTGAATAAACTGAATATTTACACCAGCAAAGAGATCCCCAAACGTACCGGACAGAAATATACTTTTCTTAGTATTTTTTATGCTCCGGCATATCGTTTTTTCAAGTCTTATATTTTGAAGGGAGGTTTTCGGGATGGGAAAGCCGGTGTGATCAATGCCGGAATGGATGCCTTTTATAAATTTGTTACAATCGCTAAAATCTGGGAAAACCGGATAAAGAAACAGGATATATCGAAGGAGTTGTCGGAATAG
- a CDS encoding glycosyltransferase: MRLLGVFHCIDIINYHMLQAMRGKGIETYATYTSDEEREALPKECVALRIPHFKSKFKYASIKEVRSIIKKYRIDVIYASSSIDLSIALFASWGTPARVVGYRGTQAKIRRSDPTYYLGILNPRIAHVMCATEDIKQQLARFISPDRMTVSPKPYEVMWMEDVWAHPKSVAGIPSTAFQVICLANTKGRSFKGLRILIRALELLTDTDIHLIYLGEYDKADYKLAQNGPAAKQIHMLGPHKDAVYYLPGKDVCICPSTRDASPRSLREAMACKVACIVTDIPGARDLVVDGRTGIIVQAGSPQAIAEGIRVLAADRAKTKMMGEAGYQRIRTDYTMEEYVRRLKGVFDAIMTK, translated from the coding sequence ATGCGTTTGCTCGGTGTTTTTCATTGTATCGATATTATAAATTACCATATGCTTCAGGCGATGAGGGGGAAGGGGATCGAAACCTATGCAACTTATACTTCTGATGAAGAACGAGAGGCCTTGCCTAAGGAATGTGTGGCTTTGAGAATACCTCATTTTAAAAGTAAATTTAAATATGCCTCTATCAAGGAGGTGCGTTCGATTATAAAGAAATATCGTATCGATGTAATCTATGCTTCGAGTAGCATCGATTTATCCATTGCATTGTTCGCTTCCTGGGGGACACCTGCCCGGGTGGTAGGGTATCGGGGCACGCAGGCTAAAATCAGAAGGAGCGACCCGACTTATTATCTGGGTATTCTCAATCCACGCATAGCCCATGTGATGTGTGCAACGGAAGATATAAAACAACAACTTGCCCGGTTTATTTCTCCGGATCGAATGACTGTGTCTCCGAAACCCTACGAGGTTATGTGGATGGAAGATGTATGGGCTCATCCTAAATCCGTAGCGGGAATACCGTCGACCGCTTTTCAAGTTATATGCCTGGCCAATACCAAGGGAAGATCTTTTAAAGGATTACGGATTTTGATCCGGGCTTTGGAGCTACTGACCGATACGGACATCCACTTGATCTATTTGGGGGAGTATGATAAAGCCGACTATAAATTGGCACAAAATGGCCCTGCTGCGAAACAAATACATATGTTAGGTCCTCATAAAGATGCTGTTTATTATTTACCGGGTAAAGATGTCTGCATCTGTCCTTCGACCCGTGATGCCTCTCCCCGTAGTTTACGTGAAGCGATGGCCTGTAAAGTGGCCTGCATCGTAACGGATATTCCGGGGGCCCGGGATTTGGTCGTCGACGGGCGGACAGGTATCATCGTACAGGCCGGATCTCCGCAAGCGATTGCCGAAGGGATCCGGGTTTTGGCTGCTGACCGTGCAAAAACCAAAATGATGGGAGAAGCCGGTTATCAGCGAATCAGGACAGATTATACCATGGAGGAGTATGTACGGAGACTGAAAGGAGTATTCGACGCAATAATGACAAAATGA
- a CDS encoding lipopolysaccharide kinase InaA family protein, with protein MKIVLNPEYKFLQQFVQDLPTRFASEGKVIQDKRNTIKVFEYKELEINVKRYRVPIFINRIAYRFFRKSKAVKAYFNSLEVRKRGFNTPESIACIETFRGGLLHYSYYISLQCPFHKEMRELYFGPLTGNEDLLRAFARYTAALHEAGICHQDYSPGNVLVNGEGDCFQFALIDINRMKFRQMDLKKGCKNLMRMFENEEIYTFIAQEYARSRHFGPQQCKAWIHYYNHLSLKRDYRKKKFKAFKKRFF; from the coding sequence ATGAAAATTGTCCTGAATCCGGAATACAAATTCCTGCAACAATTTGTACAAGACCTTCCAACCCGTTTCGCCTCGGAAGGGAAAGTCATTCAAGACAAAAGAAATACGATTAAAGTATTCGAATACAAGGAATTGGAAATAAACGTAAAACGTTACAGAGTTCCTATATTCATCAATCGGATCGCATACCGTTTTTTCAGAAAATCAAAAGCGGTCAAAGCTTATTTCAACTCTTTAGAAGTCCGGAAACGGGGGTTTAATACTCCGGAATCTATCGCTTGTATCGAAACCTTCCGGGGTGGTTTACTTCATTACAGTTACTATATCAGCCTTCAATGTCCCTTTCATAAAGAGATGAGAGAACTGTATTTCGGTCCCCTTACGGGTAATGAAGACTTGCTCAGAGCTTTCGCCCGCTACACGGCAGCCTTACATGAAGCCGGTATTTGCCATCAGGACTATTCTCCCGGGAATGTCCTGGTCAACGGGGAAGGCGATTGTTTTCAGTTTGCTTTGATCGATATCAATCGAATGAAATTCAGGCAGATGGACCTAAAAAAGGGATGTAAAAACCTGATGCGGATGTTCGAAAACGAAGAGATATATACTTTCATCGCACAGGAATATGCCCGAAGCAGACATTTCGGTCCCCAACAATGTAAGGCCTGGATCCATTATTACAACCACCTCTCTTTAAAAAGAGATTATCGTAAAAAGAAATTCAAGGCATTCAAAAAAAGATTCTTTTAA
- a CDS encoding CDP-glycerol glycerophosphotransferase family protein, which translates to MRIVLFCEQKYAINILTPIQEEALKSGGHDILWYVHSRNIPDFPLKDRVKWTDSIQKIYDYSPEAIFVPCNIVPYYLPGVKIQIFHGYAAEKKDHWVIRRYFDTYFTQGPFFTEGFSALAKKYKDFEVVETGWPRQDWIFQNLHTFDEEKSRLLQQHQREKLVLYAPTFSPSLTSLPHLKAGLDRLVQEKDILLLLKFHPLTRQEWTDEYREWAASQRHVIWIDDHNITKYQLMADVMISDTSSTVYEFLLLNKPVITFQTVAKDIYWIDIQQTDELPEAYEQALHDESAALKRQWIIDNYDPYLDGKVGQRMLTAAEDYISRHGVPAKRKLNLWRKYTSIKKFGKIKKH; encoded by the coding sequence ATGCGTATTGTTTTATTTTGTGAACAAAAATATGCCATCAATATTCTGACTCCTATTCAGGAAGAAGCACTGAAAAGCGGAGGACACGACATTTTATGGTATGTCCATTCCCGGAATATCCCTGACTTTCCCTTAAAAGACCGAGTGAAGTGGACCGACAGCATACAAAAGATTTATGATTATTCGCCGGAAGCCATTTTCGTTCCCTGCAACATTGTCCCTTATTATCTGCCGGGCGTAAAAATACAAATCTTCCATGGTTATGCTGCCGAAAAGAAAGACCATTGGGTGATCCGAAGATATTTCGATACCTACTTTACCCAAGGCCCTTTTTTCACCGAAGGTTTCAGTGCTCTGGCAAAAAAATACAAGGATTTCGAGGTAGTAGAAACCGGTTGGCCGCGCCAGGATTGGATTTTTCAGAATCTGCATACTTTCGATGAAGAAAAATCCCGGCTGTTACAGCAACACCAACGTGAAAAATTAGTACTTTATGCACCGACTTTTTCGCCTTCTCTCACCTCGCTTCCTCATTTGAAAGCGGGACTCGATAGATTAGTGCAGGAAAAGGATATCCTGTTATTATTAAAATTCCATCCTCTGACGCGTCAGGAATGGACTGATGAATACCGGGAATGGGCAGCCTCTCAAAGGCATGTCATCTGGATCGACGATCATAACATTACCAAATATCAGTTGATGGCCGATGTCATGATCAGTGATACTTCATCGACGGTATACGAATTTTTATTGCTGAACAAACCGGTAATTACCTTTCAGACGGTAGCCAAAGATATTTATTGGATCGATATACAACAGACAGACGAACTCCCCGAAGCCTATGAACAGGCCCTGCATGACGAAAGTGCCGCACTTAAACGCCAATGGATCATAGACAACTACGATCCTTATCTCGACGGGAAGGTCGGACAACGGATGCTGACCGCTGCCGAAGATTATATCTCCCGGCATGGGGTACCTGCCAAACGAAAACTGAACCTTTGGCGTAAATATACCAGTATCAAAAAATTCGGAAAAATCAAAAAACACTGA
- a CDS encoding phosphocholine cytidylyltransferase family protein gives MKAIILAAGMASRLRPLTDHKPKCLLEIGKQCLLGRAIEGLIFNGIREVVIVTGYLQEQIIEFVQGHYPDLKVEYIYNEKYASTNNIYSLWLTKDKIRGERILLLDSDILFDPLLVKAVLDCPDTTCLALNDHPLSEEEIKVIPDAQGKVAEISKTCSIGKAIGESIGIEKMSGGYTHALVDELDRMILQENQVNIFYEAAFERLIAQGHTFGIVDTTPFFSMELDTVADFQQAIDKIPAHLL, from the coding sequence ATGAAAGCTATTATACTCGCGGCAGGTATGGCTTCACGCCTCCGTCCCCTGACAGATCACAAACCCAAATGTTTGCTGGAAATCGGGAAACAATGTTTGCTGGGCAGAGCTATCGAGGGATTAATTTTTAACGGTATCCGGGAAGTGGTTATTGTCACCGGATACCTGCAAGAACAAATCATCGAATTCGTTCAGGGACACTACCCTGATTTAAAGGTCGAGTATATTTACAACGAAAAATATGCTTCAACCAATAATATCTATTCCCTTTGGTTGACTAAAGATAAAATCCGGGGGGAACGTATCTTACTTTTAGATAGTGACATCCTGTTCGATCCGTTATTGGTAAAAGCCGTATTGGATTGTCCCGACACTACTTGTCTGGCTCTCAACGACCACCCGCTTTCTGAAGAAGAAATCAAGGTTATTCCTGATGCCCAAGGTAAAGTAGCCGAAATCAGTAAAACCTGTTCCATCGGAAAAGCTATCGGGGAATCTATAGGTATCGAAAAAATGTCGGGCGGTTATACTCATGCTTTAGTGGATGAACTCGACCGGATGATTCTGCAAGAAAATCAGGTCAATATTTTTTACGAAGCAGCCTTCGAACGTCTGATCGCCCAAGGTCATACTTTCGGTATCGTAGATACGACCCCGTTTTTTTCTATGGAACTGGATACCGTTGCTGACTTTCAGCAAGCTATTGATAAAATTCCTGCACATTTATTATAA